One genomic region from Magallana gigas chromosome 3, xbMagGiga1.1, whole genome shotgun sequence encodes:
- the LOC105331037 gene encoding exosome complex component RRP41 produces MAGLELLSDQGFRIDGRRSHELRKIQCKLGVFSQADGSAYVEQGNTKVLAVVYGPHEIRGSRSKLLQDKVLVNCQYSMATFSTSERKRRPRGDRKSQEMTMHLQQTFNAAILTSLHPRSQIDIFVEVLQSDGGNYCASVNAATLAVIDAGIPMKDYVCACSASYLGDSPIVDINYLEESSGSPEITVAVLPKSEQIVFLEMNGRLHEDNLSKVVDMAVKGCKDVYGVLDRTVREHVSQVGSSLET; encoded by the exons ATGGCTGGGTTAGAATTACTTTCTGATCAAGGTTTTCGTATAGATGGAAGGCGCTCGCATGAACTtcgaaaaattcaatgtaaacttGGAGTTTTTAGCCAGGCTGATGGTTCTGCATACGTAGAACAGGGGAATACAAAGGTGTTAGCAGTAGTTTACGGGCCACACGAG ATTAGAGGTAGTCGCAGTAAACTTCTTCAAGATAAAGTACTAGTGAACTGTCAATACAGCATGGCAACCTTCAGCACCAGTGAACGCAAAAGACGCCCACGGGGGGACAGGAAATCTCAAGAGATGACAATGCATTTACAACAAACATTCAATGCAGCAATTTTAACCAGTCTACATCCAAGATCTcaaatagatatttttgtagag gttttacAATCTGATGGAGGGAATTACTGTGCTAGTGTTAATGCTGCAACATTGGCTGTGATTGATGCTGGAATCCCCATGAAAGACTACGTGTGTGCTTGCTCTGCAAGTTACCTTGGAGACAGCCCAATAGTGGACATCAATTACTTGGAGGAATCCTCAGGAAGTCCAGAAATTACCGTTGCTGTACTTCCCAAGTCGGAACAGATTGTTTTTCTGGAGATGAACGGTCGTCTACATGAAGATAACTTAAGCAAGGTGGTGGACATGGCCGTCAAAGGCTGTAAAGACGTGTACGGTGTTCTGGACAGAACTGTCAGAGAGCACGTCAGCCAAGTCGGCTCCTCTCTGGAAACTTGA